A single region of the Yersinia entomophaga genome encodes:
- a CDS encoding YciY family protein, with product MRRSKNEVGRWRMLRQNQRRRNRWLEGQSRRYRHIYSVRQIHVNQHRRALLFSVAYEWQ from the coding sequence ATGAGACGTAGTAAAAATGAAGTTGGCCGTTGGCGGATGCTTCGGCAAAATCAACGTCGGCGTAATCGCTGGTTGGAAGGGCAGTCTCGTCGTTATCGTCATATATATAGCGTGCGCCAGATTCACGTAAATCAGCATCGCCGGGCGTTGTTGTTTAGCGTGGCTTATGAGTGGCAGTAA
- a CDS encoding ABC transporter ATP-binding protein has protein sequence MSITNNQSANPQSVLLDVKDLSVTFSTPDGDVTAVNDLNFDLRAGETLGIVGESGSGKSQTAFALMGLLASNGRIGGSAKFNGREILNLPEKQLNRMRAEEISMIFQDPMTSLNPYMRVGEQLMEVLQLHKKMSKSEAFEESIRMLDAVKMPEARKRMRMYPHEFSGGMRQRVMIAMALLCRPKLLIADEPTTALDVTVQAQIMTLLNELKNEFNTAIIMITHDLGVVAGICNKVLVMYAGRTMEYGKARDVFYHPSHPYSIGLLNAVPRLDAEGESLMTIPGNPPNLLRLPKGCPFQPRCQYAMDRCSTAPELEHFGEGRLRACFKPVGELV, from the coding sequence ATGTCGATTACGAATAATCAGTCTGCCAATCCACAGTCCGTTTTATTGGATGTGAAAGACCTCAGTGTGACTTTCTCCACGCCGGATGGCGATGTGACGGCGGTGAACGATCTGAACTTCGACCTACGTGCTGGCGAAACCTTGGGTATCGTTGGTGAGTCTGGTTCAGGTAAATCTCAGACCGCATTTGCTCTGATGGGCCTACTGGCCAGCAACGGGCGTATTGGCGGTTCGGCCAAATTCAATGGTCGGGAAATTCTGAATCTGCCGGAAAAACAGCTAAACCGGATGCGGGCAGAGGAAATCTCGATGATTTTCCAGGACCCGATGACATCGCTGAATCCTTATATGCGCGTCGGCGAACAGCTGATGGAAGTGCTGCAACTGCATAAAAAGATGAGCAAAAGCGAAGCCTTTGAAGAATCCATTCGGATGCTGGATGCAGTAAAAATGCCGGAAGCCCGTAAACGGATGCGGATGTATCCCCATGAGTTTTCTGGCGGGATGCGTCAGCGAGTCATGATTGCTATGGCGTTGCTGTGCCGTCCTAAGTTATTGATTGCTGATGAGCCGACTACTGCTCTGGACGTTACCGTACAGGCGCAGATTATGACGCTGCTGAATGAGCTGAAAAACGAATTCAATACCGCGATTATCATGATTACCCATGATTTGGGCGTAGTGGCCGGTATCTGTAATAAAGTATTGGTGATGTATGCTGGCCGAACCATGGAATACGGCAAAGCCCGCGACGTGTTTTATCATCCAAGTCACCCATATTCCATTGGTTTACTGAATGCGGTTCCGCGTCTGGACGCTGAAGGCGAATCGCTGATGACCATCCCCGGCAATCCGCCGAACCTGCTGCGTTTACCGAAAGGCTGCCCGTTCCAGCCTCGCTGTCAGTACGCCATGGACCGTTGCTCAACCGCACCGGAATTGGAGCATTTTGGTGAAGGGCGCTTACGCGCTTGCTTTAAGCCAGTGGGGGAATTGGTATGA
- a CDS encoding HI1450 family dsDNA-mimic protein — protein MDLNNRLSEDETLEQAYDIFLELAGDNLDPADILLFNLQFEERGAAELFDPAEDWSEHVDFDLNPDFFAEVVIGLAESEGEPVNDVFARVLLCREKDHKLCHILWKE, from the coding sequence ATGGACCTCAACAACCGCCTGAGCGAAGACGAAACGCTGGAACAGGCTTACGATATTTTTCTTGAGCTGGCAGGCGACAATCTGGATCCGGCAGATATTCTGCTATTCAATTTGCAGTTTGAGGAACGCGGTGCGGCTGAGCTTTTCGATCCCGCCGAAGACTGGAGTGAGCACGTCGATTTTGACCTGAATCCAGATTTTTTCGCGGAAGTGGTCATCGGTCTGGCCGAGAGCGAAGGCGAACCGGTTAATGACGTCTTTGCCCGCGTTCTGTTGTGCCGAGAAAAAGACCATAAACTCTGCCATATTCTGTGGAAAGAGTAA
- the yciA gene encoding acyl-CoA thioester hydrolase YciA — MTQQLLPNGELVLRTLAMPADTNANGDIFGGWLMSQMDIGGAIQAKEIAHGRVVTVRVDGMTFLKPVAVGDVVCCYARCIKTGRSSIVVNVEVWVKKVSSEPIGQRYRATEAVFTYVAVDDEGKSRPLPAGKINFEVGSGQ; from the coding sequence ATGACTCAGCAACTTTTACCCAACGGGGAATTGGTACTTCGTACCTTGGCAATGCCAGCCGACACCAACGCGAACGGCGACATTTTTGGCGGCTGGCTGATGTCGCAAATGGATATTGGTGGCGCTATTCAGGCAAAGGAAATAGCTCACGGTCGAGTGGTGACGGTACGAGTGGACGGCATGACCTTCCTCAAGCCGGTGGCCGTAGGCGACGTAGTTTGCTGCTACGCTCGTTGCATTAAAACTGGCCGCAGTTCCATCGTAGTGAATGTCGAAGTGTGGGTTAAGAAAGTTTCATCAGAACCTATTGGTCAGCGTTATCGCGCTACCGAAGCGGTATTTACTTACGTGGCGGTCGATGATGAAGGCAAATCTCGCCCACTGCCCGCGGGAAAGATTAATTTTGAAGTTGGCTCCGGGCAGTAA
- a CDS encoding YciI family protein, which produces MLYLIFSTDVPDSLAQRLSVRPAHLARLQTLRDQGRLLTAGPHPAIDSHDPGAAGFSGSTVIAEFESLAEAQAWAEQDPYVAAGVYQSVIVKPFKQVF; this is translated from the coding sequence ATGCTTTATTTAATTTTCTCAACCGATGTACCCGATTCTCTGGCACAGCGTTTGTCCGTTCGCCCTGCCCATTTAGCGCGTTTGCAAACCCTACGGGATCAGGGGCGGTTATTAACCGCAGGCCCTCATCCTGCTATCGACAGCCATGACCCAGGCGCCGCGGGTTTCAGCGGTTCAACGGTTATTGCGGAATTTGAAAGTCTGGCCGAAGCTCAAGCTTGGGCAGAACAAGATCCCTATGTGGCGGCCGGCGTTTATCAATCGGTGATTGTAAAACCTTTTAAACAAGTATTCTGA
- the cls gene encoding cardiolipin synthase, whose translation MTTFYTVISWLSFFGYWLLIAGVTLRILMKRRAVPSSMAWLLIIYILPLVGIIAYLSFGELHLGKRRAERAKAMWPSTAHWLSELKECQHIFATENSEVAAPLFQLCERRQGISGVKGNQLQLLTTTDDTLKALIRDIDLAQHNIEMVFYIWQPGGLVDQVAESLMAAARRGVHCRVMLDSAGSVTFFRSPYPAMMRNAGIEVVEALKVNLFRVFLRRMDLRQHRKVVLIDNFVAYTGSMNMVDPRFFKQDAGVGQWIDMMARMEGPVATTMGIVYACDWEIETGKRILPPPPDANIMPFEQESGHTIQVIASGPGFPEEMIHQALLTAVYAAREQLVMTTPYFVPSDDLLHAICTAAQRGVDVSVIVPKDNDSMMVRWASRAFFAELLEAGVKIHQFEGGLLHSKSVLVDGQLSLVGTVNLDMRSLWLNFEITLVIDDAGFGNDLSQVQDDYIARSTLLDGEVWAKRPLWHRVMERLFYFFSPFL comes from the coding sequence ATGACAACATTTTATACCGTAATCAGTTGGCTCTCCTTCTTCGGCTACTGGCTGCTTATTGCCGGGGTTACGCTACGTATCCTGATGAAGCGACGCGCAGTACCTTCCTCCATGGCCTGGTTGCTTATCATCTATATTCTGCCGTTGGTCGGGATTATCGCCTACCTATCGTTTGGGGAGCTGCATCTCGGTAAACGACGAGCCGAACGCGCCAAGGCCATGTGGCCTTCCACCGCTCATTGGCTAAGTGAATTAAAAGAATGCCAGCATATCTTTGCCACCGAAAACAGCGAGGTAGCCGCGCCGCTATTCCAACTTTGCGAACGTCGTCAAGGCATTAGCGGCGTTAAAGGCAACCAACTTCAGTTGTTGACCACCACCGATGACACGCTGAAAGCGCTGATCCGCGATATCGATCTGGCTCAACATAATATTGAAATGGTTTTCTATATCTGGCAACCCGGCGGACTGGTGGATCAGGTGGCTGAATCCTTAATGGCCGCCGCTCGTCGGGGCGTGCATTGCCGCGTTATGCTGGATTCTGCCGGAAGCGTGACCTTCTTCCGCAGCCCTTATCCCGCTATGATGCGCAACGCCGGAATTGAAGTGGTTGAAGCACTGAAAGTGAATTTGTTCCGCGTATTCTTGCGCCGAATGGATTTACGTCAACATCGTAAGGTGGTGCTGATTGATAACTTTGTCGCTTATACCGGCAGTATGAATATGGTTGATCCGCGTTTCTTTAAACAGGATGCAGGTGTGGGTCAATGGATCGATATGATGGCGCGAATGGAAGGCCCGGTAGCAACAACTATGGGCATAGTTTATGCCTGTGATTGGGAAATCGAAACCGGAAAACGTATTTTACCCCCGCCGCCCGATGCCAATATCATGCCGTTTGAACAGGAGTCCGGCCATACCATTCAGGTTATTGCTTCCGGCCCTGGATTCCCGGAAGAAATGATTCATCAGGCGCTACTGACCGCGGTTTATGCCGCCCGTGAACAATTGGTGATGACCACCCCCTACTTCGTGCCAAGCGACGATTTGCTCCACGCTATTTGCACCGCGGCGCAGCGCGGCGTAGACGTCAGTGTTATCGTTCCGAAAGACAACGATTCCATGATGGTCCGCTGGGCCAGCCGCGCATTCTTCGCCGAATTGCTGGAGGCTGGCGTTAAAATTCATCAGTTTGAAGGCGGTTTGCTACACAGCAAGAGCGTTTTGGTCGATGGACAGCTAAGTCTGGTCGGTACGGTCAATCTGGATATGCGCAGCCTGTGGCTTAATTTTGAGATCACGTTGGTGATCGATGATGCCGGTTTCGGTAATGATTTGTCTCAGGTTCAGGACGATTATATCGCTCGCTCAACGTTGTTGGACGGTGAAGTTTGGGCCAAACGGCCACTCTGGCATCGGGTGATGGAGCGTCTGTTCTATTTCTTCAGTCCATTCCTGTAA
- a CDS encoding septation protein A, with product MKQLLDFLPLVVFFIFYKMYDIFVASGALIVATLLALAISWVMYRKVEKMTLVTAAMVVVFGSLTLAFHSDQFIKWKVTVIYVLFAGALLISQLILKKPLIQRMLGKELTLPDSVWSRLNLAWAMFFLVCGLANIYVAFWLPQDIWVNFKVFGLTALTLVFTLISGVYIYRHMPTEQKKS from the coding sequence ATGAAGCAACTTTTAGATTTCCTACCGCTGGTCGTCTTCTTTATTTTTTATAAGATGTACGACATTTTCGTCGCCTCGGGCGCACTCATCGTCGCAACGCTGTTGGCTTTGGCTATAAGTTGGGTGATGTACCGCAAGGTCGAGAAAATGACCTTGGTCACCGCCGCCATGGTTGTGGTATTTGGTTCACTGACTTTGGCCTTCCATAGCGATCAGTTTATTAAATGGAAAGTCACGGTAATTTACGTTCTGTTCGCCGGTGCCTTGCTGATCAGCCAGTTAATCCTGAAGAAACCCTTGATTCAGCGCATGCTGGGCAAAGAGTTAACCCTGCCTGATAGCGTATGGTCGCGACTCAATCTGGCCTGGGCGATGTTTTTCCTGGTCTGCGGTCTGGCTAATATCTATGTCGCTTTCTGGTTGCCGCAGGATATCTGGGTAAACTTCAAAGTATTCGGTTTAACCGCATTAACGCTGGTCTTTACCCTGATAAGCGGCGTGTATATTTATCGCCATATGCCAACAGAACAAAAAAAATCCTAA
- a CDS encoding GNAT family N-acetyltransferase has product MQLPIKTLRLLLRRFTPDDFPSYQAYHSLASVYRYLYCAPADDATLRANLLQATECRFQEQGDTLTLAVERVDTGEHIGEVLFKLSNKPAAQAEVGYIFNPKFSGQGFATEAVQAMLNIGFTQHGCHRIFARLDALNIGSINVVERLGMRKEAHLIQNDCFNGVWGDELIYAQLKREWLANSARQD; this is encoded by the coding sequence ATGCAATTACCGATTAAAACCTTAAGACTTCTGCTACGACGCTTTACTCCAGATGATTTCCCTTCTTATCAGGCCTATCACTCACTGGCGTCGGTTTATCGTTATCTCTATTGCGCTCCGGCGGATGATGCCACTCTTCGGGCAAATTTACTGCAGGCCACTGAATGCCGTTTTCAGGAACAGGGAGATACCTTAACCTTGGCCGTTGAACGTGTGGACACCGGCGAGCATATTGGCGAAGTATTGTTTAAACTGTCTAATAAACCGGCAGCTCAGGCTGAGGTTGGTTATATATTTAATCCAAAGTTTAGCGGGCAGGGCTTTGCCACTGAAGCGGTTCAGGCCATGTTGAATATCGGCTTTACCCAACATGGATGCCATCGTATTTTCGCTCGGTTGGATGCATTGAATATCGGCTCGATAAATGTGGTCGAGCGTTTGGGAATGCGCAAAGAAGCGCATCTGATACAAAACGACTGTTTTAACGGCGTATGGGGCGATGAACTTATTTATGCGCAGCTCAAACGTGAGTGGCTGGCTAATTCTGCCCGTCAGGATTAG
- the oppF gene encoding murein tripeptide/oligopeptide ABC transporter ATP binding protein OppF translates to MNTVTDKRVLLEVADLKVHFDIQDGKQWFWQPSKTLKAVDGVTLRLYEGETLGVVGESGCGKSTFARAIIGLVKATGGSVAWLGKDLLNMSDAEWRTTRSDIQMIFQDPLASLNPRMTIGEIIAEPLRTYYPKMPRQEVRDKVKAMMLKVGLLPNLINRYPHEFSGGQCQRIGIARALILEPKLVICDEPVSALDVSIQAQVVNLLQQLQREMGLSLIFIAHDLAVVKHISDRVLVMYLGHAVELGTYDEVYHNPQHPYTKALMSAVPIPDPDKERDKVIQLLEGELPSPINPPSGCVFRTRCPIAGPECAKTRPLLEGSFRHAVSCLKVDPL, encoded by the coding sequence ATGAATACAGTGACAGATAAGCGCGTTTTGCTCGAGGTCGCCGATCTGAAAGTGCACTTCGACATTCAGGATGGCAAACAGTGGTTCTGGCAACCGTCGAAAACCCTGAAAGCGGTGGACGGCGTGACGCTGCGTTTATACGAAGGGGAAACCCTTGGTGTAGTGGGCGAATCCGGTTGCGGTAAATCGACCTTCGCTCGCGCCATTATCGGTTTGGTTAAAGCGACCGGTGGCAGCGTTGCCTGGTTAGGGAAAGATTTGCTGAATATGAGCGACGCCGAGTGGCGTACTACGCGCAGCGATATTCAGATGATTTTCCAAGACCCGCTAGCGTCATTGAATCCGCGAATGACTATCGGCGAAATTATTGCCGAACCTTTACGCACCTATTACCCTAAAATGCCACGTCAGGAAGTGCGGGATAAAGTGAAGGCCATGATGTTGAAAGTGGGCCTGTTACCTAACCTAATCAACCGTTATCCGCATGAGTTCTCTGGCGGTCAGTGTCAACGCATCGGTATTGCCAGGGCGCTGATTCTGGAGCCGAAACTGGTTATTTGTGACGAACCGGTATCGGCTCTGGACGTATCGATTCAGGCGCAGGTGGTTAACCTGTTGCAGCAGTTACAGCGTGAGATGGGGCTGTCGTTGATCTTTATTGCTCACGATTTGGCGGTGGTAAAACACATTTCCGATCGCGTATTGGTGATGTATCTCGGCCACGCGGTTGAACTGGGTACCTACGATGAGGTGTACCACAATCCGCAGCATCCCTATACTAAAGCGCTAATGTCGGCAGTACCTATTCCCGATCCGGATAAAGAACGGGACAAAGTGATCCAACTATTGGAAGGGGAGCTTCCTTCGCCGATCAACCCGCCTTCCGGCTGTGTGTTCCGTACCCGCTGCCCGATTGCCGGGCCGGAATGTGCTAAAACTCGGCCGTTGCTGGAAGGCAGCTTCCGTCATGCGGTTTCCTGCCTGAAAGTTGATCCACTGTAA
- a CDS encoding energy transducer TonB — MQLKKLLPVRRLTWPVAFSLGLHGSVIAALLYVSVEEINKQPEIEDAPIAVTMVNIATFAAPQPAAAEPESQPEPVVEETPPEPEVLPEPVPVPLPKPEPVKKEVVKPKPKPKPVKKEVKKPDVKKIEQPPTESLFKSDEPTAVTQAAPVKSAPPASVPGSSNTAGPKALSKAKPTYPARALALGVEGSVKVQYDIDENGRVTNVRILEATPRNTFEREVKQVMRKWRFEAVAAKNYVTTIVFKIGGDMEMN, encoded by the coding sequence ATGCAGCTAAAAAAACTTTTACCGGTTCGTCGGCTTACATGGCCAGTAGCATTTTCTCTCGGGTTGCACGGCAGCGTTATTGCTGCATTGCTTTATGTCTCCGTCGAGGAAATAAATAAACAACCTGAAATTGAAGATGCGCCGATTGCAGTGACGATGGTTAATATCGCCACATTTGCTGCTCCGCAGCCTGCGGCTGCCGAACCGGAAAGTCAGCCGGAGCCCGTAGTTGAGGAAACCCCGCCAGAACCTGAAGTTTTGCCAGAACCGGTACCGGTTCCTTTGCCTAAACCTGAGCCAGTGAAAAAGGAAGTGGTTAAGCCGAAACCCAAGCCTAAACCGGTGAAGAAAGAAGTGAAAAAACCGGACGTGAAGAAAATCGAGCAGCCGCCAACGGAATCGCTGTTTAAATCCGATGAACCGACCGCGGTGACCCAAGCGGCGCCGGTGAAATCTGCACCGCCAGCCTCGGTGCCTGGCTCGTCTAACACTGCTGGTCCTAAAGCGCTGAGTAAGGCAAAACCAACTTATCCGGCGCGCGCACTGGCGTTAGGCGTGGAAGGTTCGGTTAAAGTGCAATATGACATTGATGAAAATGGCCGCGTGACCAACGTGCGTATATTAGAAGCCACACCGCGTAATACTTTTGAACGGGAAGTTAAACAGGTGATGAGAAAATGGCGATTTGAGGCCGTAGCGGCAAAAAATTATGTTACCACCATTGTGTTCAAGATTGGCGGTGATATGGAAATGAACTGA